gatgcaccctagGGCCATCTTTCACTACATACTCTGGTTATCCGAACAATACCAGTGAGTCTCTCCCAGTACTGGGTCAGAAGGCTCCATGTGGAAGACCAGGGGACTCATACCATCGATGCCCAGGCAGACCTCACCATCCTGGGGCCTAGATATCAGGTCTGCTGGCTTCTTGTGAACCGAGAACCAGGACCTAGCCGGGTAGGGTCCACTACATCACATTATAAAACACAAGTTGACAGATAACAGTCACACAATGGTAGATATGGGTAAGAATCTGTGTCCAGGGGTTAACATCCATAACCCATCTCTGTACGGGACAATCTGTGTTttcagacaagaacagctcatcaAGACATAACAGTCTGCTATGGGGTGATTGTTGGTTTGCCTGTCAGTGTAGGTCAAACCAGAAAGACAGGCTTTGAGAAGGAGTTTGTTTGTTCTTTCAGCCACAGAATTCTCCCCTCTAGACAGTTTGTGTTTGTGCTGGCCTGCCACATTTGTCCGGATGGCAACATAGGCTTACTTCCTTCGATCACATCtataccaacaaaaaaaagaacTGGTATTTTCACATTCAAGGTCAATTACACAGCAGGTCCTCTATGAGCAATGCAGTCCAGGATGTCAAGAAAAAGCATTGCTCCAAAATGGCTGCTGAGCTACAGCTGATGAAACCACTGGGCTATAGGATACATCAGTTCATTATACTGTAAACGACCACATTTGGGCCATAAATCTGGCCAATAACATGGCTCCAAAATCAAAATCCCCAAAATGGCCGCTGAGTTTCCATTTCACTCAGTTACAGAGCAGGTCTTCCAGTGGAAGCTGGTCCAGGTCGTAGGAGAACAAGTTGTCTTCCCCCAGGCTGAGCATGTAGTCGTCCTCCtcaaagaggagggagggagagagggagacaaaaggCTCCTGGTCGACAtcctggagggggaggagggagacaggggtcaCTGTCACTGCTGAGCATGCTGGGAGCCTGGACAGGGCGTTGGAGAAACTGATACTGGCGTTATCGGTCGAGTTATTACCCCCTGGTGAAATGGAGAGACAGGggcagagagaggcgagagaaaggggcagagagaggcgagagaaaggggcagagagaggcgagagaaaggggcagagagaggcgagagaaagGGGCAGAGAGAGTGCTTTGAAGGAGTAGTTCGCCCAATAACCAACCACAGagatagaggactctagtgcccaaaagcctgttttagcatgggcagaaCCATTGAGAACtgtcaccattttgaagtagtcaactggctgggacttcctatgggttaagtgccttgctcaagggcacagagagagagagattagaaccagcaacctttcggttactggcccaacgctcttaaccgctaggtcgCCCTAGTAGTAGAAACAAAtgcactacttcaaaatggagatggcctcaatggcgctgcctgtGCTCTCTCAGacgccataatgggacagatagATAACGATGCGATGTCTAAGTTCATGGGCTCACCTTGTGACTCCTTGAGGACGGACAAAGAGGAGTTTCCATTGACATACGATGAAGAGGGATGTCCGTTTCCATTCAGTGCCACGTCGTTCAGCGTGGAGGAGGGGGCGTGGTCATCAGAGCATAGGAAGACTTCTATTGAACCCTGGGTACTGCTCAGGTGGACCTGGAGACTCTGATTGTCCAATCGACAAATCAATCATTTCAGTATTTCAGCAATTCAATAGCCAACTGCAGGTAATAAAGAGAACATTGACcatgatcagtgtgtgtgtgtgtgtgtacctctgcaGGGTCTGGCACCTCAAGTCTGGTTTCAGCAGGGGCTTTGACCACAATGACCGTCTGGTCCTTCAGACTAGGAATCCTCTTCACATCCTCATACGATATGTATGCAAACGTACCCAGGAGTTAAGGAAAGAGtagtcattcacacacacaggacaacacacacacacctcaaacacagCAGGCTTGTAAAGGAAGGCTATTTCCTTGTGGGTGTGTCCTCAGTCATCTGTTGGATGATGCGTGTAGAGATGTGTAGGAGTTCATCCAGTCTCTTCTCCTCCTGGGTCAACTCCAGCAGCTCTTTACCCACAGACCCAGGGGTCTGGACCCTGGCCACTCCGTCTGGAGACAGGCtacaccccctacacacacaggaGAACGGCCCGCGTTAACGCACAGGAGAACGGCCCGCGTTAACGCACACACACGTTAAtaccagtggtgggaaaagtacccaa
This genomic interval from Salmo salar chromosome ssa27, Ssal_v3.1, whole genome shotgun sequence contains the following:
- the LOC106589066 gene encoding transcription factor E2F3 isoform X1, producing MSILEEKKRVLQSSGGTKGHSTLMMRKGGASVPEKVLIPGVGGSSMDKNRTVLTQYTNAPYYQIFTPPPCSNQTNNVGVSDPTDGQLYTTPIGVSTNGTGQRPALGRHPAKRRLELEESDQQYTSETNSGSRAKRATRLSLRGPKTPRSRLEKTRYDTSLGLLTQKFVQLLAQSSDGVVDLNRAAESLKVQKRRLYDITNVLDGVHLIKKSSKNNIQWMGCSLSPDGVARVQTPGSVGKELLELTQEEKRLDELLHISTRIIQQMTEDTPTRKFAYISYEDVKRIPSLKDQTVIVVKAPAETRLEVPDPAESLQVHLSSTQGSIEVFLCSDDHAPSSTLNDVALNGNGHPSSSYVNGNSSLSVLKESQGGNNSTDNASISFSNALSRLPACSAVTVTPVSLLPLQDVDQEPFVSLSPSLLFEEDDYMLSLGEDNLFSYDLDQLPLEDLLCN